In the Parashewanella tropica genome, TTGAGTAATAGCTTCAACTGCAAAACCTACCGCAAACCCAACGGCAAGGTGAATAAATTCACCATCAGGGTCTGTATACTTATAAGGGTTATTATTGGCGTATGCATATCGGTTGAATCCATGCGCAGGGTTATTACCTCGGTGTAAATGACCTAGTGTATCAACAGGATCATTACTGTAAAACCGACCTATAAGTGGATCATAGTATCGTGCCTGCATATACATTTATTAGCACTACGATCCACCGAGCATTCACTAAATAACTCTCAAATTGCTCTCCAGTGTATTGGTTTTAAGCATCCTATTTACTGCTAATCACTTTTAACTTTACCCCACTCACTTCATCAATGTAGGTCGCGGTTGCTCCAAGGACTGCGAGCTGATCGTCAGATATTTTTTCTTTCGATATCGCTGGCTGTACAATATTTATACCTAAATTAAATTTTGCATACCGTGCCACTTTCGATAAATTTATTAGGTCTTCATAACGACCTTTATCTATTCTGGTACTTCGATGATTTCTCAATCTACTACGCTCACGCTCCATCAATCGTTGTAACAGTTTATCTATATCGCTAAACCACTTAACACTTTTTTCTGCCTGACCAGCAACTTGGTATACATCATCAACTCGAGAACCTGGTTTGGCCACCCCTTTATTCTTACTGCAATACTTACAGTGGAATAAATCAATAATTAACTCTTCATCATCGATGTTTTTTATACCAATAATATCCGCTACTTCTCCGGAACCATCATCGTCAAAAATCACATCATAGCCATCTTCAATTTGTCTAATGGTATGATATTGAATTGAATGAGCCAGCCTCGCCTCAGTTTGAGACTCAACAGAAATATCAATTCCATCCCAGTCCCAAGCTGTAACATTATCTTTTTCATATAAGTATGCATAATCACCCTTCGAATAGAAACGTAAGCCATTATCAATAACGGATGTATCGACTAGAAATAATGTTGGAGAGTGAGTATTAAAATATTCGGAAAGCTGAACTGTTTGTTCACCAATAGTTATATCCAGATCCTCTTTAGAATCAAAAGTCATTTCTTCAGATTTATCAATAGTGATAGTTATCTGACTCTTCTCTGAAGGTGTAGCTAAATCAATATCTAAGGTTTTCTTATCACCTGATTGCTGTTCTGAAAGTAGTAATTCGCAATCAATTAGCTTTGCTTTCCACTTACCAGAGGAGATTGTTATTTTTGACTCATTCTTCCTTAACAAGTCAATTGGCCATTCAACTGATAATACCCTGATATCTGGAAATTCTTTTAATGACTCAGTTTGCATAGCCGTTTTCAATACATCATTTGTATTGATATTATCATCTAAAAGTTTGTCTCCGATACGTTTACACCATGCAACCCATTTTTCTAACGAGTCACTATCCATTGCCCAAACTTTTCCTTTATATGAACAGCCTAAGCTTACAGGCTTTCCACCTTCGAATCCCTTGCCAAAAATATTAGATTTTGTTGCTCGGTTTGCTTCAATATCTGGGATCTGATCATTAATTTCAGTTCCTGTATGCATTGAGTATCGAAGACCTTTTTTATTTTTATTTAGGCCGACATTTTGAAGCTTAAGCCTTTTTATTCCAGCAAGTGTCCTGAACACTAACTCACCTTTTAGCTGAGTCGCATTCTTAGCTATTAGATTGGCTAACCTTTTAACGTATCCATCTTTTGCAGATGAATGAATATAGAGAAGCCCAGTTTCTTTGTCATAAAAAGCAATATACAAATCCCATAGCTCATCAAACAGCTCTTTAGAGCTAGCCCATCCCACTGATAGGTATGATTTAACACTGAAAATAAGCATATTTCGCTCATCATTTATAACAGAGTCGAAAACCCTATAGCTTGTACTTTCGAGCTTTTGAAAGTTCTCTGGAATCCACTTTTCTTCTTCGACTTTATAAACAGTTGTACTAATGCTTGGGTTCAATCCTAAGTCGAGTAACTTACTCGGGGTTGAAAATTCAGCTTTAAACTCTTGGTACTCTTTCTCATTATGAATTTTATTTGCACTGATATCGCTAATGACAGTATTCCAGTCAGCATCTTCACTATATAAAGCTTCTAGTTTTTCATTAACATTTGGATTAGCTATATTCGCAATAAATTTAGCATTACCTACATTTTTAGTCGTACGTGTAAAACGACCTGTAAATTGAAGCATGACGTTAATGCTTTTATGGATATCATGTATCGCCGAAATTTTTAATTGTGGTAAGTCAAAACCTTCGCCCAACATGCCAACACAAACAATAATTCTATGTTCTCTGTTCTTGATAGACTCCAAGACAGCTTCTTTGTTTTTGACTTTACTTGTAATTAAAATAGGCTTTAAATCAGCTTCACCTTCGTAGAGCTTAAAAACCTTTTTGGCATGAAAAATTGTATCAGCTCGTGCCATTAAAATATGATCTAGGCCATTTTTAAGGTCAGTCTTAAGAAGTTCAATCGCCTTTTCGGCGATAACTTTATCTGCATCTTCTTCTACAAATTCACGAACTGAGTGAAACTCAATTAGTTTAAAGTAGCCATCTTCTTGAGCTTGTTTTAATGGATAATTGAAAATAATTTTTCCATCTATTCGAGACTTATCTGTACGAAAGGGGGTCGCTGTAAATTGAAATACAGGCTTTCTCTCAAAGTTTGATTTTACTCTAGCCCAAGTTTTAGCTGTTACGTGATGAGCTTCATCAACAATCAAATGACTGCATTGGTTTATTAAAGACTTGATATATCGCTCTTCGAACTGTGCTAAAGAAGCGGCTGTAGCAATAATTACATTAGATTTCAGGATCTCATCTAATTCATCAGTATTCTTAATACCGTGCTTAATAACAGCAACATGTGGGTTCTCTACGTCATCACTTATCAACCCAAGGGTACGTAACAATCCTAATTTAACGAACTTATCTCTTGTCTGCTCTCTTAAAGCATCTGAAGGGACGATTACGAGTGTTCTTGGAAACTTTCCCGCTACAACAATGGACAAAATTGTTTCGGTTTTTCCTGTGCCTGTAGGCATAACAATTGTAGCGGCTTGTTTATCGTCAGAGCGTTCATATCCTAGAGCGGCATGAATAGCTCCAACTTGAGGAGGTCTTAGACCTTGAATATTATCTTCAATAATTTCTTCTTTAAAAAGGAAGTTTGATTTAGACCATGATTCCTTAACGGCTTGGTAAGACACATTATCATCAACAATTGATTGCCAGTGGATGAAGCTTTTAGCGACTTTTTTTTCAATAAATAAATTCAACTTTTGTATAATCCTTCATAACAATGTGAGAGAGTTTCCATCCTATTCTTTCAGATAAAATATCATCGTCAATTGTTATAAATCAAAAACTTATTATTCATTAAATTAAATGTTCACAAAGAATTACACAGTCAATCAAATAACCCACTTTTTTCTTGAGCCGATGGGTGTGTTGCCATATAAACAGATATCAGCTTAGCCTTACTCACATGGGTATAAATTTGAGTAGTAAGAATACTTGCATGCCCTAAAAACTCTTGGATGTGTCTTAAGCTAGCATCATTTTCAAGCATTTCTGTTGCAGCAGCATGGCGAAATAAATGACAGGCACCAGGACGCTCAATTCCAGCTAGTTTGATGTATTGGGATACCATATGCGTTAACTTACTCGGCGAGATCCGTTTTCCATTTTCACAAAGAAATAACGCATTACCTGAGTTTATTTGTGCAAATTTAGGCCTTATTTTACTTATATAAAATACAACCCATTCAAAGGCTCTACCTTTCAACGGCAATATGCGTTCTCTTCTCCCTTTACCTTGAACCTTAACTTTTTGTTCTTCAAGCCATATATCATTAAGATTAACCTTTGATAGCTCGCCACGGCGCATACCTGTTGCAAAAAATAACTCTAATATTGCTCGGTCTCTAAAGCCTTTAAACGGAAAAAGTAATGTTTGATCTAAGATCAACTCAATTTCTTGAACGCTATATAACGCCTTAGGTACTTTGAAGCCGCGACTTGGTAGTTCAATACTTGCCAGTGTATTCTCCGCAATGATCCCTTTTCGGTGTAAATACTGAATAAACGTTTTTACAAAGGTCAGCAAACTTCGCTTTTGCGCATCACTGAGCGGTTGATGATCCAGTTTTTTTCTATAGCTATTTAAATACTCTAGATAATCATCCATTAAGTCGATTGTGATTTGATCTACAAAATGAACATTCAAGTTTAAGCACCACAAAAAGAATTTTTTTAAGCCAGAACGTTTATTCCGCACGGTTTCACTGCTTTGCCCTTTGGCAAGGCATAGCGCCAAATAGTAGCGAACACAGCACCAAATTCTCAACGTCTTAGGCTTTATCATAAATAAGGCCTCGAGCTGTAGCCATAGCAATGCATTTATATGCTTCTGGTGTTGGTTTATTCCAATGAACCACTGTTGGGGCATTTCTACGTATTCGCTTCCTATAACGAAAACCTACCGCTGAAATTATTTGTTCATGGTCATCCATTACAGGAAAAATAACACAACCTCTAAACAGTTCATGTCCAGATGGTCTTACTATCCCATAGCGTTGAAGGCAACCTCGAATAGCACCACCTTCAAAGCTTCTTCTGGGGGCAATGTGTTTTCCCATCGTACGGTCACATACACCTATGAATACATTTGCTCGAAGTGCTTCACTGAGCAAAGGTGAAGTCAAAACAAACTGTTGTGCAATGTCACTTTTTAGATATTGTTGATGATAATACTCGAAAGCCAACTGAATATGAGCTTCATCAGGTGATCTTTGAATTAAGGCTTTTACTATATGTTCAGGTATTTGATTAAGAGACATGTTTCTATTTCCCCTAATCAAAAGAAGATGACTTCAAATGAAATGAATATGAGTTACCCATAAAAGCCGCTACGATTGAGTATGAGCTTGGTAGTTCTCCAAAAAATGACTTCCATTTTTTTAGAGGGTGAGGACTAGTTACAATCATCCCTCCTTTTTTTTCTCGTAACCGCAATACATTATCCAAATCCTCATACTGCTCTAGTGTTAAAGAGTGGTGACCAATCCCCCTCAAAAACAAAACATCTTGCTTAGCAAGTAAATTCATAAACTTCAAATATTGAGAGCTATTTACCGTGCATCCAGATTGTTTTAACACTTTTATTTTGTAGAGCAATTCACTGAGCTCAAAGCTTAATAATGACTTGTTTGCTTCAACTGAAGATGTTGCAATGATAGACGCGAGCTTACAAATCTCACGCTCCTCATAGCCTGAAAATATTATATTTTTGTTGCTATCTACCCAGTCACATTCTTTCAATCGATTAAACTCTATAAGATCTATTTGTCTTTTTACAGAGAGAGGTAACTCATCAAATAATGTGTTTTTGTATGGGATGTTGGCAATTTTTAACTTGCGAACAATGCTCTTTTGCGTGTTTGCCTGTATTTGAGCCTCAATAGCTCTTTTCATGTGAGTTTGAATACTCACCTTTGCCAAAGAGCTTGATGATTCTTGACTAGAGAAATATTCCGCTATTCCGTCTAACTTCAATAGCTGTAATTGCTCAATATATTTTTTAGCTTTCATCAGAAATCCCTCCAAAACGCTCAATAGGGTAAGACTGAATATTAGGCACTTGATCAAGGTAGGTTTTATTTTTTAAACAAGCTTTGATTTTTTCAAATTGAATTTGCTGAAAGCTTAGTTGATATTTGCAAGCTTGATTTAATTCAGTACAGTCATATTGATTGAGTAGGTTTAAAAGATATCCAGAATAGCGTTTCGCTTCTTTGTTGTGCTTATTCTTACCTCTGAAATATTCGTCAATAACTTGCACTACATATGTACCGACATTCTTAGCCTTATCATGTGCAATCTCATATGAATAGCCTTCCACAGCAATATGATTGCGCCGTTTGTGTTCATCTTTCATTATGACTTTGCCCTTTTCATAGCAGCGTTTATGAGTCGCCACATGAAGTCCATCAACAAAAAGTTGAACCATATCGGCATTCACCTTAGCAACACCCTTTTTATTACTGTATTCATAAGGGACGGAGTATCGATTACTGTCGAAATGCATCAGTGCATTGGAACCTATCTTCCGAGGAGGTTGTTTTATACCTAGCATGGGAAAAGGCACTGGCAATGGTTTTAATGCAGGGCTTTCTTCAGACTTGAATATATTTTTGGGCGAATCGGCACACTTCTGAGGTTTTTTGCTATTCAGCTCATCAAGTAAAGGCCTTATAGCAGCATTAACTTCATCTTTAGTGAAATAAGTGTGTTGTTTAAGTGATGCAACAATTCTGTTTTGCAAATATTTAACCGAGTTTTCTACCTTGGGCTTGTCTTTAGGTTTCTTCACCCGAGTTAAACTGAAGCAACAACCGAGTAGATTGCTTACTTCTGCAATACATTTATTAAGTTCACCTGGTTGATGACTGGTTCGTGCTTTTTTAGCCAAGGCAGAATCATTATCAGCGATGATTGTTTCAGGTATGCCACCAAAAAACAGAATCATGGCTTGAATCGCCTCAAGCCATGACTGTGTCGTTTGATCTCTGGTTGCATAAAGAAATCGATAATTAGAGAAACTTAGGGTGCCGCAAAAAAAACAGATTTTTGTTCTGTTATCGAGATGAAGAGTATCACCTGCAAAATCGATTTGAGCTTGCTCTCCAGCATAATAGTCTAGGAACATACTCTGTTTTCGACGTGCTTTTTCTTTCCTATACAGTCGATAGATATGCGCCGCAGAATATGCCTGTTCACCATATAACCTTTGATATTCTTCAATCAAAATAATGGTGGATAATTTTTTATTTTTTTCAATGAAGACATCCCAATCGGGTAGAATCTTATCGTTTGCTTCGGAGCGTTTTTTCGTAACTAAAGCAACGAGCTGTGAATCGCTAAGCTCGCTGATTTTTTCGAATGTGAGTTTTGATTCTAGAATGACTCGTAGATATTTTTTTGCCGTATTTAGACTGGCTAAATTATTAATGACAGAAGAAATCGGAAGTGGCTCTTTCTTTCTTAAGTTAAGACATAAATTTTGAATGAGTAGCCTGCAGTGTTGAATCGCCATAGTAACACCTATATTTCATATTCAGCGTTCAGGCAGAGTCGCTAGGAAGATCCTCCTAAGCTAATTGACTTTGACGTTAAAGCTCCAT is a window encoding:
- a CDS encoding DEAD/DEAH box helicase; amino-acid sequence: MNLFIEKKVAKSFIHWQSIVDDNVSYQAVKESWSKSNFLFKEEIIEDNIQGLRPPQVGAIHAALGYERSDDKQAATIVMPTGTGKTETILSIVVAGKFPRTLVIVPSDALREQTRDKFVKLGLLRTLGLISDDVENPHVAVIKHGIKNTDELDEILKSNVIIATAASLAQFEERYIKSLINQCSHLIVDEAHHVTAKTWARVKSNFERKPVFQFTATPFRTDKSRIDGKIIFNYPLKQAQEDGYFKLIEFHSVREFVEEDADKVIAEKAIELLKTDLKNGLDHILMARADTIFHAKKVFKLYEGEADLKPILITSKVKNKEAVLESIKNREHRIIVCVGMLGEGFDLPQLKISAIHDIHKSINVMLQFTGRFTRTTKNVGNAKFIANIANPNVNEKLEALYSEDADWNTVISDISANKIHNEKEYQEFKAEFSTPSKLLDLGLNPSISTTVYKVEEEKWIPENFQKLESTSYRVFDSVINDERNMLIFSVKSYLSVGWASSKELFDELWDLYIAFYDKETGLLYIHSSAKDGYVKRLANLIAKNATQLKGELVFRTLAGIKRLKLQNVGLNKNKKGLRYSMHTGTEINDQIPDIEANRATKSNIFGKGFEGGKPVSLGCSYKGKVWAMDSDSLEKWVAWCKRIGDKLLDDNINTNDVLKTAMQTESLKEFPDIRVLSVEWPIDLLRKNESKITISSGKWKAKLIDCELLLSEQQSGDKKTLDIDLATPSEKSQITITIDKSEEMTFDSKEDLDITIGEQTVQLSEYFNTHSPTLFLVDTSVIDNGLRFYSKGDYAYLYEKDNVTAWDWDGIDISVESQTEARLAHSIQYHTIRQIEDGYDVIFDDDGSGEVADIIGIKNIDDEELIIDLFHCKYCSKNKGVAKPGSRVDDVYQVAGQAEKSVKWFSDIDKLLQRLMERERSRLRNHRSTRIDKGRYEDLINLSKVARYAKFNLGINIVQPAISKEKISDDQLAVLGATATYIDEVSGVKLKVISSK
- a CDS encoding tyrosine-type recombinase/integrase is translated as MIKPKTLRIWCCVRYYLALCLAKGQSSETVRNKRSGLKKFFLWCLNLNVHFVDQITIDLMDDYLEYLNSYRKKLDHQPLSDAQKRSLLTFVKTFIQYLHRKGIIAENTLASIELPSRGFKVPKALYSVQEIELILDQTLLFPFKGFRDRAILELFFATGMRRGELSKVNLNDIWLEEQKVKVQGKGRRERILPLKGRAFEWVVFYISKIRPKFAQINSGNALFLCENGKRISPSKLTHMVSQYIKLAGIERPGACHLFRHAAATEMLENDASLRHIQEFLGHASILTTQIYTHVSKAKLISVYMATHPSAQEKSGLFD
- a CDS encoding ATP-binding protein; translation: MKAKKYIEQLQLLKLDGIAEYFSSQESSSSLAKVSIQTHMKRAIEAQIQANTQKSIVRKLKIANIPYKNTLFDELPLSVKRQIDLIEFNRLKECDWVDSNKNIIFSGYEEREICKLASIIATSSVEANKSLLSFELSELLYKIKVLKQSGCTVNSSQYLKFMNLLAKQDVLFLRGIGHHSLTLEQYEDLDNVLRLREKKGGMIVTSPHPLKKWKSFFGELPSSYSIVAAFMGNSYSFHLKSSSFD
- the istA gene encoding IS21 family transposase, which produces MAIQHCRLLIQNLCLNLRKKEPLPISSVINNLASLNTAKKYLRVILESKLTFEKISELSDSQLVALVTKKRSEANDKILPDWDVFIEKNKKLSTIILIEEYQRLYGEQAYSAAHIYRLYRKEKARRKQSMFLDYYAGEQAQIDFAGDTLHLDNRTKICFFCGTLSFSNYRFLYATRDQTTQSWLEAIQAMILFFGGIPETIIADNDSALAKKARTSHQPGELNKCIAEVSNLLGCCFSLTRVKKPKDKPKVENSVKYLQNRIVASLKQHTYFTKDEVNAAIRPLLDELNSKKPQKCADSPKNIFKSEESPALKPLPVPFPMLGIKQPPRKIGSNALMHFDSNRYSVPYEYSNKKGVAKVNADMVQLFVDGLHVATHKRCYEKGKVIMKDEHKRRNHIAVEGYSYEIAHDKAKNVGTYVVQVIDEYFRGKNKHNKEAKRYSGYLLNLLNQYDCTELNQACKYQLSFQQIQFEKIKACLKNKTYLDQVPNIQSYPIERFGGISDES